Proteins encoded within one genomic window of Oryza glaberrima chromosome 12, OglaRS2, whole genome shotgun sequence:
- the LOC127756400 gene encoding uncharacterized protein LOC127756400 — translation VRSRILGGADTSLEEYLHKHKNSLVKKTALYDGRFFPELTPRSSILLRTWVLCFTKAFKERHCWEPKCELSHFKVINGHVKVSTPAKGNLTTHFLQENLSFLAKTLKDFFRTIGTNLVSEYPPYFEYFMKFISKIDLPCVPHLQKVIIELNLCFMDSYMRGVLIVRLKQKFDSLPPKQRATLIDKINHITWDTSRMPNLSTIPVFDKIIKKAKDDGEPYFIENSVNFEFKAFNGFRLSRDAPIHAPQHRFVSI, via the coding sequence GTTCGCAGTAGAATTCTGGGGGGTGCTGATACATCACTGGAGGAATATTTACACAAGCACAAGAATAGTCTTGTGAAAAAAACCGCCTTGTATGATGGAAGATTCTTCCCAGAGTTGACACCTAGAAGCAGTATTCTTTTGAGAACATGGGTCTTATGTTTTACAAAGGCATTCAAGGAGCGACATTGCTGGGAGCCCAAATGTGAACTCTCTCATTTCAAGGTTATCAATGGTCATGTCAAGGTTAGCACACCAGCAAAAGGGAACCTCACAACGCATTTTCTGCAAGAAAATTTATCTTTTCTGGCAAAGACATTAAAGGATTTCTTCAGAACAATTGGAACAAATCTTGTCTCAGAATACCCACCGTACTTTGAATATTTTATGAAGTTTATATCGAAAATAGATCTACCATGCGTACCACATTTGCAGAAAGTTATAATTGAATTGAACCTATGCTTTATGGATTCATACATGAGAGGGGTGCTGATAGTGAGATTGAAGCAAAAATTTGATAGCCTACCTCCAAAACAAAGAGCCACTTTGATAGATAAGATCAATCATATCACATGGGATACATCTCGAATGCCAAATCTTTCTACAATTCCTGTCTTTGATAAAATCATCAAAAAAGCAAAGGATGATGGAGAGCCTTACTTCATTGAGAATTCAGTGAACTTCGAGTTTAAGGCGTTCAATGGATTTAGGTTGAGCCGTGATGCTCCTATACATGCTCCTCAACACAGATTTGTAAGTATCTAA
- the LOC127756775 gene encoding uncharacterized protein LOC127756775 — translation MDRAKAAAREDKAAAAGKETAVSRAVALDDTALLLAAVGSFRKEGSDASRMLDQEMSTRLLHLACKHDAVQCARLLLEGGHGITASPVDARDQLTRTPLQVAAEAHSARCIELLLSKNARTDLKLVDGRPLLALEIALLSRRAQVKWSLDNSIEDLLSSLQEKDLNVVRLLAEKTMEGRVTVLAMLLLVAEEKISAPVSVVIEGVRTKKSIYYSIVDEALSIGDAPARDSNERRKALLSEIQLLNQFGAALWRDRNIDKRSLPPLLKAAKVGDVNVTKMLLMGDVDVNEADPEGNTALHWCLSGSSSTQEPRIVWLLLKNGARVFQGNKLGLTPVHSAAAKGNYKALQSLLLHAQDCVDTPSKTKETPLFLAVKNGYLDCVKLLLRSGASTKVQNLRKQRPIDVATSQDLRFILTSANVAPWNRSSHPEKSVMSKEFLDDNFVDYDSNDLNESLTGLKTSASHRDFRSSNGSAQGGKSKSHCAPKQGSKFVPRPNHWLKHDYTRKIFVGGLPPSVGAEYLTEFFTAEFGPVEEAVVIGIRMGDRVQSRGFGFVKFKREEDVISAKETHHVYMLGKRVEVKDAVARGSLPAEIQKTSSFRHHNQEVPKVTHHLLGGELKEEHYIRKRRPLPEKCLPSWFFIFRKWLPGFLADATERLGDRYPLSSLKGDFRAICRMELDHSTLGYPKLSDFMRFLPGICRMCVVPVGSSPATHKVLLPPVLRPKYVPLLVPFSFDHDELPESVSDHQFPMSPLTTNITEDSPRNTDSQHGHTCSESNAESQQDSASTDNGSQLYTSIEPVSTRKLDVVEPLPARTPDRVEPQKIGSDPARKTISLESGLGVQIFIGNGSANLSLQVDVKKDVEYMLMLYQKRTGISSRNIYFVYRGKRLRLNRSLLSYGVQKVL, via the exons ATGGATCGCGCCAAGGCAGCAGCGCGCGaggacaaggcggcggcggcggggaaggagacCGCCGTGTCCCGCGCCGTCGCGTTGGACGACACCGCGCTGCTGCTCGCGGCGGTGGGAAGCTTCAGGAAGGAGGGCTCCGACGCGTCGCGGATGCTGGACCAGGAGATGTCCACGAGGCTGCTCCACCTCGCCTGCAAGCACGACGCCGTGCAGTGCGCCAGGCTCCTCCTCGAGGGCGGTCACGGTATCACCGCGTCACCCGTGGACGCCAGGGACCAGCTCACGCGGACGCCGCTCCAGGTGGCCGCCGAGGCGCACTCGGCCAGGTGCATCGAGCTGCTGCTCTCCAAGAACGCGCGCACCGACCTCAAGCTGGTCGATGGCCGGCCTCTTCTCGCGCTCGAGATCGCTCTCTTGAGCAGAAG AGCTCAAGTTAAATGGTCACTGGACAACTCCATTGAGGATCTTCTGTCTTCTCTGCAGGAAAAG gatCTGAATGTAGTGAGGCTCCTGGCAGAGAAAACCATGGAGGGTCGTGTTACTGTGTTGGCAATGCTGCTTCTGGTGGCTGAAGAGAAGATATCGGCACCAGTCAGTGTAGTAATAGAGGGCGTCAGGACAAAGAAATCAATCTACTACTCTATTGTGGATGAGGCTCTGTCCATTGGGGATGCTCCAGCCCGGGACAGCAATGAGAGGAGAAAGGCCCTGCTCAGTGAGATTCAGCTACTTAACCAATTTGGGGCAGCGTTATGGAGAGATCGCAACATTGACAAGAGAAGCCTGCCCCCTCTGCTTAAAGCTGCCAAG gTTGGAGATGTAAATGTCACAAAGATGCTCCTGATGGGGGATGTTGATGTCAATGAAGCCGATCCTGAAGGAAACACAGCACTTCACTGGTGCCTTAGTGGTAGCTCAAGCACACAGGAGCCAAG GATTGTGTGGCTCCTGCTGAAGAATGGTGCCAGAGTTTTCCAGGGGAACAAACTTGGTCTTACACCAGTACACAGTGCTGCAGCTAAGGGAAATTATAAAGCTCTTCAG TCACTTCTGCTTCACGCTCAAGATTGCGTTGATACACCTTCCAAGACCAAAGAAACCCCATTGTTCTTAGCAGTGAAGAATGGTTATTTGGACTGTGTAAAGCTTCTCCTGCGTTCTGGGGCTAGCACCAAAGTACAGAACCTAAG AAAGCAAAGACCAATAGATGTGGCAACGTCCCAAGATTTGCGTTTCATTCTTACCTCTGCAAATGTGGCTCCAT GGAACCGTAGCTCACATCCGGAAAAAAGTGTGATGAGCAAGGAATTTCTAGATGACAATTTTGTTGATTATGACAGCAATGATTTAAATGAAAG CTTAACTGGGCTTAAAACATCAGCAAGCCATCGGGATTTCCGGTCTAGTAATGGTTCTGCCCAGGGGGGCAAGAGTAAGAGCCATTGCGCTCCCAAGCAAGGTTCCAAGTTTGTGCCTCGG cCTAATCATTGGCTGAAGCACGACTACACTCGGAAAATTTTTGTTGGGGGCCTCCCACCTTCTGTGGGCGCTG AGTACCTCACTGAGTTCTTCACTGCTGAATTTGGACCTGTGGAGGAAGCAGTAGTCATTGGGATAAGGATGGGTGATCGGGTGCAATCCAGAGGATTcggttttgtaaagttcaaaagagaagaggatgTGATAAGTGCAAAGGAAACTCATCATGTGTACATGCTTGGGAAGAGAGTGGAGGTAAAGGATGCTGTTGCTAGAGGATCCTTGCCTGCAGAAATCCAGAAAACTTCTTCATTCAGGCACCACAACCAGGAGGTTCCAAAGGTAACTCATCATCTGTTGGGTGGTGAGCTAAAGGAGGAACATTACATTAGGAAGCGGAGGCCCTTGCCAGAGAAGTGTCTTCCATCTTGGTTCTTTATATTCAGGAAGTGGCTGCCAGGATTTCTTGCAGATGCTACTGAACGACTTGGAGATAGGTACCCATTGAGCTCCCTGAAGGGTGATTTCAGAGCAATTTGCAGAATGGAGCTTGATCATAGCACACTTGGTTATCCTAAGCTCAGTGATTTCATGCGCTTCCTTCCTGGTATCTGCAGAATGTGTGTAGTCCCTGTAGGAAGCAGTCCTGCAACACACAAGGTCCTCCTTCCACCGGTCTTGCGACCGAAGTATGTACCCTTGCTAGTACCATTCTCCTTTGATCATGATGAGCTCCCAGAATCAGTGTCAGATCATCAGTTCCCGATGTCTCCACTTACCACTAATATCACCGAGGACTCCCCTCGTAACACAGACAGTCAGCACGGTCATACTTGCAGCGAGAGCAATGCAGAGAGCCAGCAGGATAGTGCTTCCACTGACAATGGTAGCCAATTGTACACTTCAATTGAGCCTGTATCTACAAGAAAGCTTGATGTAGTTGAGCCTCTACCTGCAAGAACACCTGATCGAGTTGAACCTCAGAAGATTGGTTCTGATCCTGCGAGAAAGACTATTTCCCTTGAATCTGGACTTGGTGTGCAGATTTTCATAGGCAATGGTAGTGCAAATTTGTCACTACAGGTTGACGTCAAGAAAGACGTTGAATACATGCTGATGTTATATCAAAAGAGAACTGGAATCAGCAGTAGAAATATCTATTTTGTATACAGAGGGAAGAGGCTCAGGTTAAACCGCAGCTTACTATCATATGGTGTACAAAAAGTACTGTGA
- the LOC127757290 gene encoding uncharacterized protein LOC127757290 isoform X3 produces the protein MEEGRGSPEPAGAADWIVLDPYVRCSWRRRHKYEEEDITASKVGRTCTGFPVRASLRVADPPAVSRLYLHCPPQWPADLPEVRYPDVIAAHRGCILFVAAVPFEEPGFNVDGHYPLDYFIYSASPSSQPLLTRLPPCFVGGFTDPEEDELYQPYHQQRQRYMCSRDVGLLCRDGDGEDGRSLFTVAHLTSSGSKEVELCVVQSGEAEEWSITPLRVRRAMSKLGLNLGEWRTDAVLPLHDRFLCWVDYYHGILLIDVLNPGDEPHQFSFIPLPKPVRDGSTRLFSQSYCADPVRCVCVRGSSDSGFFIKLVCVTIAATADKDVYPPAFTITAWTLVSIDQKTWELDFTMEAAEFWDLCANSVGHTCALPRAVPTFSHLSLVDPGVVSFLLMEKIDDEFLFWIVELDMTNKVLRSLPTLYIQVEEEEEDDEIKKVQEVQGPSRCKAYKRVFHGEYFFPSHFTSYLRKNPIQSRLRSQMMQKAKQESVMQKKQVNVMQEIPDR, from the exons ATGGAAGAAGGCCGGGGATCGCCGgagccggcgggggcggcggactGGATTGTCCTCGACCCGTACGTCCGCTGCAGCTGGCGGAGGAGGCACAAGTACGAGGAGGAGGACATCACGGCGTCCAAGGTCGGCCGGACCTGCACCGGCTTCCCCGTCCGCGCCTCCCTCCGCGTCGCCGACCCGCCCGCCGTCTCCCGCCTCTACCTCCACTGCCCTCCCCAGTGGCCGGCCGACCTCCCCGAGGTCCGCTACCCCGACGTCATCGCCGCCCACCGCGGCTGCAtcctcttcgtcgccgccgtccccttCGAGGAACCCGGGTTCAACGTCGATGGGCACTACCCCCTCGACTACTTCATCtactccgcctccccctcctcgcaGCCGTTGCTCACGCGGCTGCCGCCTTGCTTCGTCGGCGGCTTCACCGACCCGGAGGAGGACGAGTTGTACCAGCCGTACCACCAGCAGCGGCAGCGCTACATGTGCAGCCGAGACGTCGGCCTCCTgtgccgcgacggcgacggcgaggacggccgGTCGCTCTTCACTGTGGCGCACCTCACATCCAGTGGGAGCAAGGAGGTGGAGCTCTGTGTTGTGCAATCAGGGGAAGCGGAGGAGTGGAGCATCACTCCCCTGCGTGTCCGTCGCGCCATGAGCAAGCTCGGCCTCAACCTCGGCGAGTGGAGGACCGACGCCGTGCTCCCCCTCCACGACCGCTTCCTGTGCTGGGTCGACTACTACCACGGCATCCTGCTCATCGACGTCCTCAACCCTGGGGACGAGCCACATCAATTCAGCTTCATCCCGCTCCCCAAACCGGTGAGAGATGGCAGCACCCGCTTGTTCAGCCAGTCCTACTGCGCCGACCCAGTTCGCTGTGTTTGTGTTAGAGGTAGTAGTGACAGTGGCTTCTTCATCAAGCTGGTCTGCGTCACCATTGCCGCCACCGCAGACAAGGATGTATACCCTCCTGCTTTCACCATCACGGCATGGACTCTGGTCAGCATCGACCAAAAGACCTGGGAACTGGATTTTACAATGGAAGCCGCCGAGTTCTGGGATCTTTGTGCTAATTCCGTAGGCCACACCTGTGCTCTTCCGCGTGCTGTGCCGACTTTTTCTCACCTGAGCTTGGTTGATCCAGGTGTCGTTTCCTTCCTGCTCATGGAAAAGATCGATGATGAGTTCCTGTTTTGGATCGTTGAGTTGGACATGACAAATAAGGTGCTGCGGTCACTGCCCACCCTCTACATCCaggtggaagaagaagaagaagatgatgaaatAAAGAAAGTGCAAGAGGTACAAGGACCCTCCCGTTGCAAGGCCTATAAGAGAGTCTTTCACGGCGAATACTTCTTCCCCAGCCACTTCACCTCGTATCTGAGAAAGAATCCCATCCAAAG TCGGCTACGGAGTCAAATGATGCAGAAGGCAAAGCAAGAGAGCGTAATGCAAAAGAAACAAGTGAATGTAATGCAAGAGATTCCAG ATCGTTAA
- the LOC127757290 gene encoding uncharacterized protein LOC127757290 isoform X1 produces MEEGRGSPEPAGAADWIVLDPYVRCSWRRRHKYEEEDITASKVGRTCTGFPVRASLRVADPPAVSRLYLHCPPQWPADLPEVRYPDVIAAHRGCILFVAAVPFEEPGFNVDGHYPLDYFIYSASPSSQPLLTRLPPCFVGGFTDPEEDELYQPYHQQRQRYMCSRDVGLLCRDGDGEDGRSLFTVAHLTSSGSKEVELCVVQSGEAEEWSITPLRVRRAMSKLGLNLGEWRTDAVLPLHDRFLCWVDYYHGILLIDVLNPGDEPHQFSFIPLPKPVRDGSTRLFSQSYCADPVRCVCVRGSSDSGFFIKLVCVTIAATADKDVYPPAFTITAWTLVSIDQKTWELDFTMEAAEFWDLCANSVGHTCALPRAVPTFSHLSLVDPGVVSFLLMEKIDDEFLFWIVELDMTNKVLRSLPTLYIQVEEEEEDDEIKKVQEVQGPSRCKAYKRVFHGEYFFPSHFTSYLRKNPIQSRLRSQMMQKAKQESVMQKKQVNVMQEIPELLQINGDRLGEAVDRISLLLFKTRKCRRLVIVPIIPACATPLILGRRSQMTQHCLAMIVMKVSRKLPSKRGALACKNLTAKRS; encoded by the exons ATGGAAGAAGGCCGGGGATCGCCGgagccggcgggggcggcggactGGATTGTCCTCGACCCGTACGTCCGCTGCAGCTGGCGGAGGAGGCACAAGTACGAGGAGGAGGACATCACGGCGTCCAAGGTCGGCCGGACCTGCACCGGCTTCCCCGTCCGCGCCTCCCTCCGCGTCGCCGACCCGCCCGCCGTCTCCCGCCTCTACCTCCACTGCCCTCCCCAGTGGCCGGCCGACCTCCCCGAGGTCCGCTACCCCGACGTCATCGCCGCCCACCGCGGCTGCAtcctcttcgtcgccgccgtccccttCGAGGAACCCGGGTTCAACGTCGATGGGCACTACCCCCTCGACTACTTCATCtactccgcctccccctcctcgcaGCCGTTGCTCACGCGGCTGCCGCCTTGCTTCGTCGGCGGCTTCACCGACCCGGAGGAGGACGAGTTGTACCAGCCGTACCACCAGCAGCGGCAGCGCTACATGTGCAGCCGAGACGTCGGCCTCCTgtgccgcgacggcgacggcgaggacggccgGTCGCTCTTCACTGTGGCGCACCTCACATCCAGTGGGAGCAAGGAGGTGGAGCTCTGTGTTGTGCAATCAGGGGAAGCGGAGGAGTGGAGCATCACTCCCCTGCGTGTCCGTCGCGCCATGAGCAAGCTCGGCCTCAACCTCGGCGAGTGGAGGACCGACGCCGTGCTCCCCCTCCACGACCGCTTCCTGTGCTGGGTCGACTACTACCACGGCATCCTGCTCATCGACGTCCTCAACCCTGGGGACGAGCCACATCAATTCAGCTTCATCCCGCTCCCCAAACCGGTGAGAGATGGCAGCACCCGCTTGTTCAGCCAGTCCTACTGCGCCGACCCAGTTCGCTGTGTTTGTGTTAGAGGTAGTAGTGACAGTGGCTTCTTCATCAAGCTGGTCTGCGTCACCATTGCCGCCACCGCAGACAAGGATGTATACCCTCCTGCTTTCACCATCACGGCATGGACTCTGGTCAGCATCGACCAAAAGACCTGGGAACTGGATTTTACAATGGAAGCCGCCGAGTTCTGGGATCTTTGTGCTAATTCCGTAGGCCACACCTGTGCTCTTCCGCGTGCTGTGCCGACTTTTTCTCACCTGAGCTTGGTTGATCCAGGTGTCGTTTCCTTCCTGCTCATGGAAAAGATCGATGATGAGTTCCTGTTTTGGATCGTTGAGTTGGACATGACAAATAAGGTGCTGCGGTCACTGCCCACCCTCTACATCCaggtggaagaagaagaagaagatgatgaaatAAAGAAAGTGCAAGAGGTACAAGGACCCTCCCGTTGCAAGGCCTATAAGAGAGTCTTTCACGGCGAATACTTCTTCCCCAGCCACTTCACCTCGTATCTGAGAAAGAATCCCATCCAAAG TCGGCTACGGAGTCAAATGATGCAGAAGGCAAAGCAAGAGAGCGTAATGCAAAAGAAACAAGTGAATGTAATGCAAGAGATTCCAG AGCTACTGCAAATTAACGGAGATCGACTGGGGGAAGCAGTCGATCGAATTTCTTTGCTACTGTTCAAGACAAGAAAATGCAGAAGGCTAGTGATCGTGCCGATCATACCAGCGTGTGCAACCCCACTTATACTTGGCAGGAGATCCCAGATGACCCAACATTGCCTGGCCATGATAGTGATGAAGGTATCAAGGAAACTTCCCAGCAAGAGAGGGGCCTTGGCATGCAAAAATCTCACGGCGAAAAGATCATAA
- the LOC127757290 gene encoding uncharacterized protein LOC127757290 isoform X2 produces MEEGRGSPEPAGAADWIVLDPYVRCSWRRRHKYEEEDITASKVGRTCTGFPVRASLRVADPPAVSRLYLHCPPQWPADLPEVRYPDVIAAHRGCILFVAAVPFEEPGFNVDGHYPLDYFIYSASPSSQPLLTRLPPCFVGGFTDPEEDELYQPYHQQRQRYMCSRDVGLLCRDGDGEDGRSLFTVAHLTSSGSKEVELCVVQSGEAEEWSITPLRVRRAMSKLGLNLGEWRTDAVLPLHDRFLCWVDYYHGILLIDVLNPGDEPHQFSFIPLPKPVRDGSTRLFSQSYCADPVRCVCVRGSSDSGFFIKLVCVTIAATADKDVYPPAFTITAWTLVSIDQKTWELDFTMEAAEFWDLCANSVGHTCALPRAVPTFSHLSLVDPGVVSFLLMEKIDDEFLFWIVELDMTNKVLRSLPTLYIQVEEEEEDDEIKKVQEVQGPSRCKAYKRVFHGEYFFPSHFTSYLRKNPIQSRLRSQMMQKAKQESVMQKKQVNVMQEIPELMLDR; encoded by the exons ATGGAAGAAGGCCGGGGATCGCCGgagccggcgggggcggcggactGGATTGTCCTCGACCCGTACGTCCGCTGCAGCTGGCGGAGGAGGCACAAGTACGAGGAGGAGGACATCACGGCGTCCAAGGTCGGCCGGACCTGCACCGGCTTCCCCGTCCGCGCCTCCCTCCGCGTCGCCGACCCGCCCGCCGTCTCCCGCCTCTACCTCCACTGCCCTCCCCAGTGGCCGGCCGACCTCCCCGAGGTCCGCTACCCCGACGTCATCGCCGCCCACCGCGGCTGCAtcctcttcgtcgccgccgtccccttCGAGGAACCCGGGTTCAACGTCGATGGGCACTACCCCCTCGACTACTTCATCtactccgcctccccctcctcgcaGCCGTTGCTCACGCGGCTGCCGCCTTGCTTCGTCGGCGGCTTCACCGACCCGGAGGAGGACGAGTTGTACCAGCCGTACCACCAGCAGCGGCAGCGCTACATGTGCAGCCGAGACGTCGGCCTCCTgtgccgcgacggcgacggcgaggacggccgGTCGCTCTTCACTGTGGCGCACCTCACATCCAGTGGGAGCAAGGAGGTGGAGCTCTGTGTTGTGCAATCAGGGGAAGCGGAGGAGTGGAGCATCACTCCCCTGCGTGTCCGTCGCGCCATGAGCAAGCTCGGCCTCAACCTCGGCGAGTGGAGGACCGACGCCGTGCTCCCCCTCCACGACCGCTTCCTGTGCTGGGTCGACTACTACCACGGCATCCTGCTCATCGACGTCCTCAACCCTGGGGACGAGCCACATCAATTCAGCTTCATCCCGCTCCCCAAACCGGTGAGAGATGGCAGCACCCGCTTGTTCAGCCAGTCCTACTGCGCCGACCCAGTTCGCTGTGTTTGTGTTAGAGGTAGTAGTGACAGTGGCTTCTTCATCAAGCTGGTCTGCGTCACCATTGCCGCCACCGCAGACAAGGATGTATACCCTCCTGCTTTCACCATCACGGCATGGACTCTGGTCAGCATCGACCAAAAGACCTGGGAACTGGATTTTACAATGGAAGCCGCCGAGTTCTGGGATCTTTGTGCTAATTCCGTAGGCCACACCTGTGCTCTTCCGCGTGCTGTGCCGACTTTTTCTCACCTGAGCTTGGTTGATCCAGGTGTCGTTTCCTTCCTGCTCATGGAAAAGATCGATGATGAGTTCCTGTTTTGGATCGTTGAGTTGGACATGACAAATAAGGTGCTGCGGTCACTGCCCACCCTCTACATCCaggtggaagaagaagaagaagatgatgaaatAAAGAAAGTGCAAGAGGTACAAGGACCCTCCCGTTGCAAGGCCTATAAGAGAGTCTTTCACGGCGAATACTTCTTCCCCAGCCACTTCACCTCGTATCTGAGAAAGAATCCCATCCAAAG TCGGCTACGGAGTCAAATGATGCAGAAGGCAAAGCAAGAGAGCGTAATGCAAAAGAAACAAGTGAATGTAATGCAAGAGATTCCAG AGCTCATGTTAGATCGTTAA
- the LOC127757290 gene encoding uncharacterized protein LOC127757290 isoform X4 yields MEEGRGSPEPAGAADWIVLDPYVRCSWRRRHKYEEEDITASKVGRTCTGFPVRASLRVADPPAVSRLYLHCPPQWPADLPEVRYPDVIAAHRGCILFVAAVPFEEPGFNVDGHYPLDYFIYSASPSSQPLLTRLPPCFVGGFTDPEEDELYQPYHQQRQRYMCSRDVGLLCRDGDGEDGRSLFTVAHLTSSGSKEVELCVVQSGEAEEWSITPLRVRRAMSKLGLNLGEWRTDAVLPLHDRFLCWVDYYHGILLIDVLNPGDEPHQFSFIPLPKPVRDGSTRLFSQSYCADPVRCVCVRGSSDSGFFIKLVCVTIAATADKDVYPPAFTITAWTLVSIDQKTWELDFTMEAAEFWDLCANSVGHTCALPRAVPTFSHLSLVDPGVVSFLLMEKIDDEFLFWIVELDMTNKVLRSLPTLYIQVEEEEEDDEIKKVQEVQGPSRCKAYKRVFHGEYFFPSHFTSYLRKNPIQSRLRSQMMQKAKQESVMQKKQVNVMQEIPAGCQSANDVHDLIYIEAEFMYHTGSWPYVLYI; encoded by the exons ATGGAAGAAGGCCGGGGATCGCCGgagccggcgggggcggcggactGGATTGTCCTCGACCCGTACGTCCGCTGCAGCTGGCGGAGGAGGCACAAGTACGAGGAGGAGGACATCACGGCGTCCAAGGTCGGCCGGACCTGCACCGGCTTCCCCGTCCGCGCCTCCCTCCGCGTCGCCGACCCGCCCGCCGTCTCCCGCCTCTACCTCCACTGCCCTCCCCAGTGGCCGGCCGACCTCCCCGAGGTCCGCTACCCCGACGTCATCGCCGCCCACCGCGGCTGCAtcctcttcgtcgccgccgtccccttCGAGGAACCCGGGTTCAACGTCGATGGGCACTACCCCCTCGACTACTTCATCtactccgcctccccctcctcgcaGCCGTTGCTCACGCGGCTGCCGCCTTGCTTCGTCGGCGGCTTCACCGACCCGGAGGAGGACGAGTTGTACCAGCCGTACCACCAGCAGCGGCAGCGCTACATGTGCAGCCGAGACGTCGGCCTCCTgtgccgcgacggcgacggcgaggacggccgGTCGCTCTTCACTGTGGCGCACCTCACATCCAGTGGGAGCAAGGAGGTGGAGCTCTGTGTTGTGCAATCAGGGGAAGCGGAGGAGTGGAGCATCACTCCCCTGCGTGTCCGTCGCGCCATGAGCAAGCTCGGCCTCAACCTCGGCGAGTGGAGGACCGACGCCGTGCTCCCCCTCCACGACCGCTTCCTGTGCTGGGTCGACTACTACCACGGCATCCTGCTCATCGACGTCCTCAACCCTGGGGACGAGCCACATCAATTCAGCTTCATCCCGCTCCCCAAACCGGTGAGAGATGGCAGCACCCGCTTGTTCAGCCAGTCCTACTGCGCCGACCCAGTTCGCTGTGTTTGTGTTAGAGGTAGTAGTGACAGTGGCTTCTTCATCAAGCTGGTCTGCGTCACCATTGCCGCCACCGCAGACAAGGATGTATACCCTCCTGCTTTCACCATCACGGCATGGACTCTGGTCAGCATCGACCAAAAGACCTGGGAACTGGATTTTACAATGGAAGCCGCCGAGTTCTGGGATCTTTGTGCTAATTCCGTAGGCCACACCTGTGCTCTTCCGCGTGCTGTGCCGACTTTTTCTCACCTGAGCTTGGTTGATCCAGGTGTCGTTTCCTTCCTGCTCATGGAAAAGATCGATGATGAGTTCCTGTTTTGGATCGTTGAGTTGGACATGACAAATAAGGTGCTGCGGTCACTGCCCACCCTCTACATCCaggtggaagaagaagaagaagatgatgaaatAAAGAAAGTGCAAGAGGTACAAGGACCCTCCCGTTGCAAGGCCTATAAGAGAGTCTTTCACGGCGAATACTTCTTCCCCAGCCACTTCACCTCGTATCTGAGAAAGAATCCCATCCAAAG TCGGCTACGGAGTCAAATGATGCAGAAGGCAAAGCAAGAGAGCGTAATGCAAAAGAAACAAGTGAATGTAATGCAAGAGATTCCAG CTGGCTGCCAATCGGCAAATGACGTGCATGATCTGATATATATTGAAGCCGAGTTCATGTATCATACGGGCTCATGGCCgtatgtcctatatatataa